One genomic segment of Leptospira kirschneri serovar Cynopteri str. 3522 CT includes these proteins:
- a CDS encoding replication-associated recombination protein A: protein MSDLFTKKPIPPLAHKIRPSSFEEVIGQSRATKQLVNYRFPVSIILYGPPGTGKSTLAGILCRKWNLPFVEYNAVSTGVAEIKKLLERAEREGTILLFLDEIHRFSASQQDSLLKGVETGHLILIGATTENPAFRITRPLLSRCQILKIEPLSLEEQSSLLERGIQNIEYSINLNKDAKETLIRFSGGDGRKLLSNLEGLSFSFPENHTISKSDVEEYLESRVIEYDKSGESHYDVISAFIKSVRGSDPDAALYYLAVLLEGGEDPLFIMRRLIILASEDVGNASVNGLPLAVSGLHALDAIGMPEGRLILAHVTTFLASCPKSNASYKGIGAALAFVREHGTGIKIPNRLRNAPTFLHKKEGASKGYIYPHDFGGFKEQNYFPDEFADNPPKFYFPTGNGAELKLKEYLDKVWEKTPWKKGN, encoded by the coding sequence GTGAGCGACCTTTTTACTAAAAAACCGATTCCACCTCTTGCTCATAAAATACGTCCTTCCAGTTTTGAAGAAGTGATCGGACAGTCTAGGGCCACAAAACAACTCGTCAATTACCGATTTCCGGTTTCTATTATCTTATACGGACCACCTGGAACCGGAAAATCCACGTTAGCCGGAATTCTATGCAGAAAATGGAATCTTCCTTTTGTGGAATACAATGCGGTTTCTACTGGAGTAGCAGAGATCAAAAAATTGTTGGAAAGGGCTGAACGAGAAGGAACCATCCTTCTTTTTTTGGATGAAATTCATCGTTTCAGTGCGTCTCAACAAGACAGCCTTTTGAAAGGAGTGGAAACCGGGCATTTAATATTGATCGGCGCCACGACCGAAAATCCGGCGTTTCGAATTACAAGGCCTCTATTGTCCAGATGCCAGATTCTTAAAATAGAACCTCTTAGTTTAGAGGAACAGTCTTCTCTTTTGGAAAGAGGAATTCAAAATATAGAATATTCCATAAATCTAAACAAAGATGCAAAAGAAACTTTGATCCGTTTTTCGGGAGGAGACGGAAGAAAGTTACTTTCTAATTTAGAGGGTTTGAGTTTTAGTTTTCCTGAAAATCATACGATCTCCAAATCGGACGTGGAAGAATATTTGGAAAGTCGTGTAATCGAATATGATAAAAGTGGGGAATCCCATTACGATGTGATTTCTGCGTTTATCAAATCGGTGCGAGGAAGTGATCCGGATGCTGCGTTGTATTATTTAGCCGTTTTACTCGAAGGAGGGGAAGACCCGCTTTTTATTATGCGAAGGCTGATCATTCTCGCGAGTGAAGATGTAGGAAACGCTTCCGTAAACGGATTACCTCTTGCTGTTTCAGGCTTACACGCGTTAGATGCAATTGGAATGCCGGAGGGAAGATTGATTCTTGCTCACGTGACTACATTTTTAGCTTCTTGTCCAAAATCGAATGCGAGTTACAAGGGAATTGGTGCTGCTTTGGCTTTTGTTCGAGAGCACGGAACGGGAATCAAAATTCCGAACCGGCTTAGAAACGCTCCTACCTTTCTTCATAAAAAAGAAGGTGCTTCGAAAGGTTATATTTATCCTCACGATTTTGGGGGATTTAAGGAACAAAATTATTTCCCGGATGAATTTGCCGACAATCCGCCTAAGTTTTATTTTCCAACTGGGAACGGAGCGGAATTAAAGCTGAAAGAATATCTGGACAAGGTTTGGGAAAAAACTCCCTGGAAAAAAGGAAATTAA
- a CDS encoding leucine-rich repeat domain-containing protein: MNLQKVVILILLCFLSQLKAEEKGHYHNLNKALQNPMDVQTLDLSKNQLTTLPKEIEKLKELESLDLSNNQLVTLPKEIGKLQKLRYLYLDHNQLTTLPKEIEYLKDLESLDLRNNQLTTLPKEIEYLKDLESLDLRNNQLTTLPKEIEYLKKLQVLDLNDNQLTTIPKEIGYLKKLQELYLINNQLTTLPKEIGYLEELWLLDLRKNQLTTLPKEIGKLQKLEKLYLKNNQFTTFPKEIGKLQKLNTLNLDDIPALKSQEKKIQKLLPKASIYFIEITKE; encoded by the coding sequence ATGAACTTACAAAAAGTAGTAATTTTAATCCTTCTTTGCTTTTTGAGCCAACTCAAAGCCGAAGAGAAAGGCCACTATCACAATCTAAACAAAGCTCTTCAAAATCCAATGGATGTTCAAACTTTAGATTTAAGTAAGAATCAACTCACAACTCTTCCTAAAGAAATCGAAAAATTAAAAGAATTAGAATCGCTAGATTTAAGCAATAATCAACTCGTAACTCTTCCTAAAGAAATTGGAAAATTACAAAAACTAAGATACTTATATTTAGATCACAATCAACTCACTACTCTTCCAAAAGAAATTGAGTATTTGAAAGATTTAGAATCACTAGATTTAAGAAACAATCAACTCACTACTCTTCCAAAAGAAATTGAGTATTTGAAAGATTTAGAATCACTAGATTTAAGAAACAATCAACTCACTACTCTTCCAAAAGAAATCGAATATTTGAAAAAGTTACAAGTATTGGATTTAAACGACAATCAACTCACAACCATTCCTAAAGAAATCGGATATTTAAAAAAGCTACAAGAGTTATATTTAATTAACAATCAACTCACAACTCTTCCAAAGGAAATCGGATATTTAGAAGAACTATGGTTATTAGATTTAAGGAAGAATCAACTCACTACTCTTCCAAAGGAAATCGGAAAACTACAAAAGCTAGAAAAGTTATATTTAAAAAACAACCAGTTCACAACTTTTCCAAAAGAAATTGGAAAATTACAAAAGTTAAATACATTAAATTTAGATGATATACCGGCTTTGAAGTCTCAAGAAAAAAAGATTCAGAAATTACTTCCCAAAGCAAGTATTTACTTTATCGAAATAACAAAGGAATAA
- a CDS encoding peroxidase family protein, which translates to MILVNFENEKEISLSKPQNLLEISLNNGIPHTHACGGNARCSTCRVLVLENPSHLSPPEPKEKELSQKKGFPKSVRLACQTKVLGDVRIRRIVLDEEDYNLTIPGSATTSGEEKEIAILFSDIRDFTLFSESHLPYDVIHILNRYFYKMGDVILKHGGKIDKYIGDGLMALFGVDGGSPQEICISALRAAKEMELELYSLNEYLKSHFHTSFRIGVGVHYGNCILGQLGHPANMSYTAIGDSVNMASRIESKTKKSGASVLISESLYRQVKERVVKGRVFSTQLKGKTGNHKLYEIQEILEKVDANLWEEAKNSLRRIILVREVGSWLKLVYHLSCLFDENQNWIGLSAANSFQKFSKLPENGDLVQNFYQIKDTFNEQFQNSFSFADLLALAGAVAIEKSGGPRIQIQPGRKDQLLSEVFQILPLSMQTQKDQLPYLQKMKLDIRDVVLISGARTIGWLGGESFTSNPYNFDNSYFHVLLKAGLEGPLLIPNDRELLKNDQSRAFVLDYALDPSKFFEDFTSTYLKLTS; encoded by the coding sequence ATGATTCTTGTAAATTTTGAAAACGAAAAAGAAATTAGTTTATCTAAACCCCAGAACCTGTTAGAAATTAGTCTAAACAATGGTATTCCACATACACACGCCTGCGGCGGAAACGCTCGATGTTCCACTTGTCGAGTTCTGGTTTTGGAAAACCCTTCTCATCTATCTCCTCCGGAACCAAAAGAGAAAGAACTCTCTCAAAAAAAAGGTTTTCCCAAATCCGTTCGACTTGCGTGCCAGACAAAAGTTTTAGGCGACGTTCGAATTCGAAGAATCGTTTTAGACGAAGAAGACTATAATCTTACAATCCCAGGATCAGCCACAACTTCAGGAGAAGAAAAAGAAATCGCGATCCTTTTCAGCGATATTCGGGACTTTACTCTATTCTCCGAATCACACCTCCCTTACGACGTCATCCATATACTCAATCGATATTTTTATAAAATGGGGGATGTGATTTTAAAACACGGAGGTAAGATAGATAAATACATCGGAGACGGACTTATGGCCCTCTTCGGTGTTGACGGTGGTTCTCCTCAAGAAATTTGTATCTCCGCTCTGCGCGCCGCCAAAGAGATGGAGTTAGAACTTTATTCCCTTAACGAATATCTAAAATCTCATTTTCATACTTCGTTTCGTATCGGTGTAGGAGTACATTACGGAAATTGTATATTAGGACAATTAGGTCATCCTGCAAATATGTCCTACACGGCCATCGGCGATTCCGTAAACATGGCGAGCAGGATCGAATCTAAAACCAAAAAATCGGGCGCTTCCGTTTTGATTTCCGAATCTCTCTACAGACAAGTAAAAGAAAGAGTTGTCAAAGGGAGAGTTTTTTCCACACAACTCAAAGGAAAAACCGGAAACCATAAACTTTACGAGATTCAAGAAATTTTGGAAAAAGTTGACGCAAACCTCTGGGAAGAAGCCAAAAATTCTCTCCGAAGGATTATACTCGTTCGAGAAGTAGGAAGTTGGTTGAAGCTAGTTTATCACCTTTCTTGTCTTTTTGACGAAAATCAAAACTGGATCGGGCTTTCTGCTGCAAACTCTTTTCAAAAGTTTTCCAAACTTCCGGAAAACGGAGATTTGGTTCAAAATTTTTATCAAATCAAAGATACGTTTAACGAACAATTTCAAAATTCTTTTTCCTTTGCAGATCTTTTAGCTCTCGCCGGTGCGGTCGCTATCGAAAAATCGGGTGGGCCTAGAATCCAGATTCAACCTGGAAGAAAAGATCAATTGTTAAGCGAAGTGTTTCAGATTCTTCCTCTGAGTATGCAGACCCAAAAAGATCAACTTCCATATCTTCAAAAAATGAAACTAGATATTAGAGATGTTGTTCTAATTTCAGGAGCTCGTACAATCGGATGGTTAGGTGGAGAATCGTTTACTTCGAACCCTTATAACTTTGATAATAGTTATTTTCACGTTCTTCTCAAAGCGGGATTAGAAGGCCCGTTATTGATTCCGAACGATAGAGAACTTTTGAAAAACGACCAATCCAGAGCCTTTGTGTTGGATTATGCCCTGGACCCATCTAAGTTTTTCGAAGACTTTACTTCTACATATTTAAAACTTACGAGTTAA
- the hisC gene encoding histidinol-phosphate transaminase, translating to MGVMISFRSILNSLKSYEAGKPIELVVREFGIDPNHIIKLGSNENPFGCAESVMEVVRRAASKMSFYPDDSYLDFKTALCSKFDLTLDRIIPGNGSDQVLDFVCRCVLDQGDSVLINRITFAMYKIYALQCGAKVHSTESVTHDLNAFLDLAKLIRPKIIFLCTPSNPAGDALSKSDVYEFLSRISPDTLVVIDAAYMEFGSKKDPNKFIPAKEVTDLFPNVFYTGTFSKVYGLGGMRIGYGIGNRELISNLYKMRPPFSVTNLSALAATEALKNESHVKSYLENNWNEMKRYEKFAAEQSIEFIDSYANFITFFARKRGKSSSEISNSLLKQGIILRDLKSYDLNAIRITIGRPEQNDLVLEALEKEFR from the coding sequence ATGGGAGTGATGATTTCATTTCGATCTATATTGAACTCCCTCAAAAGTTACGAAGCCGGAAAACCGATCGAACTTGTAGTTCGAGAATTCGGGATTGATCCGAATCATATAATCAAATTAGGTTCGAACGAAAATCCGTTCGGTTGTGCAGAGTCCGTTATGGAAGTAGTTCGGCGAGCAGCTTCGAAAATGTCTTTTTATCCGGACGATTCTTATCTGGATTTTAAAACAGCCCTTTGTTCTAAGTTCGATCTTACTTTGGATCGAATCATTCCGGGAAATGGAAGCGATCAAGTTTTAGACTTTGTTTGCAGATGTGTTTTAGATCAGGGTGATTCCGTTCTGATCAACCGCATTACTTTTGCGATGTATAAAATTTACGCTCTACAGTGCGGAGCTAAAGTTCATTCCACAGAGAGCGTTACTCACGATTTGAACGCTTTCTTAGATTTGGCAAAATTGATTCGACCTAAGATTATTTTCTTATGTACTCCTTCCAACCCTGCCGGAGACGCCCTTTCTAAATCAGACGTTTATGAGTTTTTAAGTAGAATTTCTCCAGACACGTTAGTCGTAATTGACGCTGCTTATATGGAATTCGGAAGTAAAAAAGATCCGAATAAGTTTATTCCTGCTAAGGAAGTTACTGATCTTTTTCCAAACGTTTTTTATACGGGTACTTTTTCCAAAGTTTATGGACTGGGTGGAATGAGGATCGGTTACGGGATCGGAAACCGGGAACTGATTTCCAATTTATATAAGATGCGTCCTCCTTTTAGTGTAACTAATCTTTCCGCTCTCGCCGCCACGGAAGCGCTTAAAAATGAGTCTCACGTGAAATCGTATCTGGAAAATAATTGGAATGAGATGAAACGATATGAAAAATTCGCCGCCGAACAAAGTATAGAGTTTATTGATTCTTATGCGAACTTCATTACATTTTTTGCAAGAAAGCGTGGTAAATCTTCCTCCGAAATTTCCAATTCCCTTTTAAAACAAGGAATTATTCTACGAGATTTAAAAAGTTACGACCTGAATGCGATCCGAATCACGATCGGTAGACCGGAACAAAACGATCTAGTTTTAGAAGCTTTAGAAAAAGAATTTCGTTAA
- the mutL gene encoding DNA mismatch repair endonuclease MutL — protein sequence MGKIQELSPELINQIAAGEVIESAHSVVKELMENSMDACATQVDVESKDGGLSLLRITDNGTGIEPEDLEPALKRHATSKIQDYKDLESVLSYGFRGEALASIASVSRLTLESGTKEQKTAWKIGSIAGKISEKEEIPGFIGTKILVEELFFNTPVRRKFLKSIRSEDKKIRDRVTTQALAREDVRFRLFQDGKEVFVLPARENKKERIIDLFGENFRDHLLEVSLERGGIQATGYISDPDFYKSNRTGQFIFINGRPIEIKYSSVLLKKAYDELLPPNGHPYCFLFFEIDPSRVDVNVHPAKREIRFLDEDGFNGFFLALIQKELRSSTPVSFLELKKRLLKPVPEVHSTHSFYQARSSGKNPLLGRELFSGVSKQEGFELDRMGPGVSLSELTDERVKHSSFVPKKHFGVLFETFILAEAEDGFYIIDQHTAHERIRYEEVLRKLEKRNYGIQPLLTPIRIDVSKQEQEDILNRKQEYEEVGIFLDPLGEDSVVLREIPAYMEPGQEKEIVLDFLNRTEGKETSEPELYDLMAKCVACRSAIKKGDQLSDPILAEILNRLSYCENPSRCPHGRPTLVKLSRDDLERMFHRK from the coding sequence ATGGGAAAAATTCAGGAACTAAGTCCGGAACTAATCAATCAGATTGCGGCTGGAGAAGTTATAGAATCCGCACACTCCGTAGTCAAAGAACTGATGGAAAATTCTATGGATGCGTGTGCCACCCAAGTGGACGTAGAGTCCAAAGACGGGGGACTTTCTCTCTTAAGAATCACCGATAACGGAACCGGAATTGAACCGGAAGATTTAGAACCCGCTTTAAAAAGACACGCTACGAGCAAGATCCAAGATTATAAAGATCTAGAAAGTGTATTGAGTTATGGATTTAGAGGAGAAGCTTTAGCTTCGATCGCTTCTGTATCCCGACTAACGTTAGAAAGTGGCACAAAGGAACAGAAGACTGCTTGGAAGATTGGTTCCATTGCGGGAAAAATTTCCGAAAAAGAGGAAATCCCTGGATTTATCGGAACTAAAATACTTGTAGAAGAATTATTCTTTAACACTCCTGTCCGAAGAAAATTTTTAAAATCCATTCGTTCCGAAGATAAAAAGATCAGAGACCGAGTCACCACCCAAGCACTTGCAAGAGAGGACGTTCGTTTTCGACTTTTTCAAGATGGAAAAGAAGTATTTGTTCTACCGGCGAGAGAAAATAAAAAAGAAAGGATTATAGATTTATTCGGTGAGAATTTTAGAGATCATCTCTTAGAAGTAAGTTTAGAACGCGGAGGAATCCAAGCTACGGGTTATATCAGTGATCCGGACTTTTATAAATCCAATCGAACTGGGCAATTTATATTTATTAATGGAAGGCCGATTGAGATAAAATATAGTTCCGTTCTATTAAAAAAAGCTTATGATGAATTATTGCCCCCGAACGGACATCCGTATTGTTTTTTATTTTTTGAAATTGATCCATCTAGAGTAGATGTAAACGTACATCCCGCAAAAAGAGAAATTCGTTTTTTAGATGAGGATGGATTTAACGGTTTTTTTCTCGCACTGATTCAAAAGGAATTGAGGTCCAGTACTCCTGTCAGTTTTTTAGAATTAAAAAAACGACTTTTAAAACCGGTTCCAGAAGTTCATTCTACTCATTCTTTTTACCAAGCTCGTTCCTCCGGAAAAAATCCTTTATTAGGTCGTGAACTCTTTTCCGGAGTTTCCAAACAGGAAGGATTTGAGTTAGATCGAATGGGGCCGGGAGTTTCTTTATCCGAACTGACGGACGAGAGAGTGAAACATTCTTCCTTCGTGCCTAAAAAACATTTCGGAGTATTGTTTGAAACGTTTATACTTGCAGAAGCCGAGGACGGATTTTATATCATAGACCAACATACAGCACACGAAAGAATACGATATGAAGAGGTTTTAAGAAAACTCGAAAAGAGAAATTACGGAATTCAACCGTTATTGACTCCGATTCGGATCGACGTATCTAAACAGGAACAAGAAGATATCCTAAATCGTAAACAAGAATATGAGGAAGTTGGAATATTCTTAGATCCTTTAGGAGAAGACAGCGTAGTTTTAAGGGAAATTCCTGCCTATATGGAGCCGGGACAAGAAAAAGAAATTGTACTCGATTTTTTAAATAGAACCGAAGGAAAAGAAACCAGCGAACCAGAGTTATACGACCTTATGGCCAAATGTGTGGCTTGTAGATCCGCGATTAAAAAAGGGGATCAACTTTCCGATCCTATTCTGGCGGAAATTTTAAACAGACTGAGTTATTGCGAAAATCCGTCCCGTTGTCCGCACGGAAGACCTACCCTAGTAAAGTTGAGCAGAGATGACCTCGAAAGAATGTTCCACAGAAAATGA
- a CDS encoding substrate-binding periplasmic protein has translation MNWKHLFLIGKNIRYTLKKNLSSNSYSSFYILSRFQIDLKNGIWKKLVLIGSFYILYGYFYLQAEDDTFKYYNSSRLKEILEKGELKVAGDSSYEPFYIPNSKEGYPGFDYELGKAYADFLGVKYKFISYPEFNEFAEAIKNKEADIALSGISSNLERSKKLKFSEAYLVATPAALIRKSALPPPPEGNIITTQSFRSILDLSDLSGVTFAVRSFSNRHEYLLKKFKNNRIFTYVDTLSAWEAVKNGTANCLVADSFYIKGILLKDKSIASNFRPLLEPVQREDISAAFPQGDILFIRNFEFFLQELSRTGVLREMEDKYFNKSEWVPAQ, from the coding sequence ATGAATTGGAAACATTTGTTTCTCATTGGAAAAAATATACGATACACTTTAAAAAAGAATCTATCTAGTAATTCGTATTCATCATTCTATATTTTAAGCCGTTTTCAAATCGATTTGAAAAATGGAATTTGGAAAAAACTTGTTTTGATCGGCTCGTTTTACATTTTGTACGGGTATTTTTACTTACAAGCGGAAGATGATACATTCAAATATTATAATTCGTCTAGGCTCAAGGAAATTTTGGAAAAAGGAGAATTAAAAGTTGCAGGAGATTCTTCTTATGAACCTTTTTATATCCCGAACTCTAAAGAAGGGTATCCGGGGTTTGATTACGAATTAGGAAAAGCCTACGCGGATTTTTTAGGAGTAAAGTATAAGTTCATTTCTTATCCGGAGTTCAACGAATTTGCGGAAGCAATTAAAAACAAAGAAGCAGATATTGCGTTATCCGGAATCTCTAGTAATTTAGAAAGATCTAAAAAACTAAAATTTAGCGAGGCTTATTTGGTGGCAACTCCTGCTGCTTTAATTCGAAAATCCGCTTTACCCCCGCCTCCGGAAGGGAATATTATTACGACCCAAAGTTTCAGAAGTATCCTCGATTTGTCCGATTTGAGCGGGGTTACATTTGCAGTTCGATCTTTTTCCAATCGTCACGAGTATCTTTTAAAGAAGTTCAAAAACAATCGAATTTTTACCTATGTGGATACACTTTCCGCTTGGGAAGCGGTCAAAAACGGAACCGCAAATTGTTTAGTCGCAGATTCATTTTATATCAAGGGTATTCTTCTCAAGGACAAATCGATCGCTTCTAATTTCAGACCGCTTTTAGAACCTGTACAAAGAGAAGATATTAGCGCGGCTTTTCCTCAAGGGGACATTTTATTTATTAGAAATTTTGAATTCTTTTTACAAGAGTTGAGTCGCACCGGAGTCCTTCGGGAAATGGAGGATAAGTATTTTAATAAATCGGAATGGGTTCCCGCGCAGTAA
- a CDS encoding YqaA family protein, producing MTSKECSTENEEVAGKEPDRVVRKLFRQTLVGIVILVLGVVFLARVFPEPVLVVSQKFIEITGVFGVGVGIMLADSLHVFIPPDVFLMLAVAGKLNSVLVIASASIGSLIGGSVSYLTGRILLPKMERISIFVKRHEQKLEHYLHRYGFWAVVLAALTPLPYSWVSLAAGAMKMKYSLFFRGCLFRIPRFIIFYYLIQFGWVGGGM from the coding sequence ATGACCTCGAAAGAATGTTCCACAGAAAATGAAGAAGTTGCCGGAAAAGAACCGGACAGAGTTGTAAGAAAATTATTCCGACAAACGTTAGTCGGAATTGTGATTCTCGTATTAGGAGTGGTTTTTCTTGCAAGAGTGTTTCCGGAACCGGTGCTCGTTGTATCCCAGAAGTTTATAGAAATTACGGGAGTGTTTGGAGTAGGAGTGGGCATTATGCTCGCGGATTCTCTGCACGTATTTATACCGCCGGACGTATTTTTAATGCTCGCGGTGGCCGGAAAGCTCAATTCAGTACTTGTCATCGCTTCTGCTTCGATTGGAAGTTTGATCGGAGGAAGTGTTTCTTATTTAACGGGAAGAATTCTTTTACCGAAGATGGAACGAATTTCTATCTTCGTAAAAAGACACGAACAAAAATTGGAACACTATCTACATCGATATGGATTTTGGGCGGTTGTTTTGGCTGCTTTGACCCCTCTTCCTTATTCTTGGGTATCACTTGCGGCTGGGGCGATGAAAATGAAATATTCACTGTTTTTTAGAGGTTGTCTATTTAGAATTCCGCGTTTTATCATATTCTATTATCTGATTCAATTTGGATGGGTAGGCGGGGGAATGTAA
- a CDS encoding GGDEF/EAL-containing response regulator has product MDGNINSQEENRDSRPIILLVDDEPIILRGLKEQLKLAFGKDYDIEIAEDAEAAWEILEEYVEKGIDIPVVVCDQVMPGVKGDELLIRIHNKKPDIRKIMLTGQASADAVGNALNHANLYRYLSKPWDSNDLILTIREALKSYFSDLSLVELNRKLETTLLYNRETGRPNFESLRRILEERETQGIQSTLAVIRIESSTATTHHFGVGVYHKVLNQLLAALSSFMGDSGSLFHLYQDEVAVLSNVDEDRFHSLLVAFRILLRSEYIQADGVAFRVNVSIGVATHQHSLYYKARIAMMHAAQNVELELMNYSQTMEEGDQYQINLILGRKLNDAIHVGNVIPYFQGIYDNELEKITKFECLARIQDGDRVYSPASFISIARSTGIIRLLTPIMIEKSIRYFAQYPEYSFSVNISESDLEKKGFASWVISRLEHYEIVPERFTLEILETDRLRGGERGLETLKELKESGCKIAIDDFGVDQSNFERLMEIDPDFIKIDGKFIQGIHMSRTPYLLTSAMTEMAHRIGAKVIAEFVAGKGEFDTVRSLGVEYCQGYYIMQPVPEIFPVPQVSV; this is encoded by the coding sequence ATGGACGGAAATATAAATTCTCAGGAAGAAAATAGGGATTCTAGACCGATCATATTATTGGTAGACGATGAACCGATCATATTGAGAGGACTAAAAGAACAACTCAAACTTGCATTTGGTAAGGACTACGACATTGAAATCGCCGAAGACGCTGAAGCCGCCTGGGAAATTTTAGAAGAATACGTAGAGAAAGGAATCGATATTCCGGTTGTAGTATGCGATCAAGTGATGCCCGGAGTAAAAGGAGACGAGTTACTCATTCGGATCCACAATAAAAAACCGGATATACGAAAGATTATGCTTACCGGACAGGCTTCTGCGGATGCAGTGGGTAACGCTTTAAATCACGCAAATTTATACAGATATTTATCCAAACCTTGGGATTCCAACGATTTGATCCTTACGATCCGAGAGGCGTTAAAATCGTATTTTTCGGATCTTTCTCTTGTTGAACTCAATCGAAAATTGGAAACTACATTACTTTATAACCGGGAAACGGGTCGTCCCAATTTCGAAAGCCTAAGAAGAATATTAGAAGAAAGGGAGACCCAAGGAATCCAGTCTACTCTTGCCGTAATTCGAATCGAATCCTCTACGGCCACAACTCATCATTTTGGAGTAGGAGTATATCATAAAGTACTAAATCAACTTCTAGCTGCACTTTCTTCATTTATGGGGGATTCGGGCAGTTTGTTTCATCTTTATCAGGACGAGGTGGCCGTACTTTCCAACGTAGACGAAGATAGATTTCATTCTCTTTTGGTGGCGTTTAGAATACTCCTCAGATCGGAGTATATCCAAGCGGACGGGGTTGCCTTTCGAGTAAACGTATCTATAGGAGTGGCGACTCATCAACATTCTCTTTATTATAAGGCCAGGATAGCGATGATGCACGCGGCTCAAAACGTTGAACTTGAACTGATGAACTATTCACAGACGATGGAAGAGGGGGATCAGTATCAGATCAATCTTATCTTAGGAAGAAAGTTAAACGACGCGATACACGTAGGTAACGTAATACCTTATTTCCAAGGAATCTACGACAACGAATTAGAGAAGATTACAAAATTTGAATGTCTTGCGAGAATTCAGGATGGAGACAGGGTATATTCTCCGGCGAGTTTTATATCGATCGCGAGATCTACCGGGATCATCCGTCTTTTGACTCCTATCATGATCGAAAAATCGATTCGGTATTTTGCACAGTATCCCGAATATTCGTTTTCGGTGAATATATCGGAATCGGATCTGGAAAAAAAAGGTTTTGCTTCTTGGGTTATCAGTCGTTTAGAACATTATGAAATTGTACCGGAAAGATTTACTTTGGAAATTCTAGAAACGGATCGTTTGCGGGGAGGAGAAAGAGGACTTGAAACCTTAAAAGAATTGAAGGAATCCGGTTGTAAGATTGCGATAGACGACTTCGGAGTAGACCAATCTAACTTTGAGAGATTGATGGAAATCGATCCAGACTTTATCAAGATAGACGGTAAATTTATACAAGGGATTCATATGAGTAGAACTCCATATCTACTCACTTCTGCGATGACGGAGATGGCACATCGTATCGGAGCGAAAGTAATTGCCGAATTTGTAGCGGGAAAAGGAGAATTTGACACGGTTCGTTCCTTAGGTGTGGAATATTGTCAGGGATATTATATTATGCAGCCGGTACCTGAAATTTTTCCAGTTCCTCAAGTTTCTGTTTAA